Proteins encoded in a region of the Augochlora pura isolate Apur16 chromosome 4, APUR_v2.2.1, whole genome shotgun sequence genome:
- the LOC144469221 gene encoding uncharacterized protein LOC144469221, with protein MALAENLIILALTSIAVGHSLSSTHHKDGYGSASVVKTGHGGGHAGGSYGSGHDGDYRDGSHSAEFGAEGHSGGYRGSHGDDNHSENYGGSHGRSDYAAGGTKSGSQGGGSHGSSGHWGGGSGGHAHSYHHYSGPVSGHHQEISWKDKHGKVHHDYVAHPDAYYAYGVDDKHTKDHHSQKEHRDGKTVHGQYEVHEPGGNVRIVKYQSDPHSGFTAHVHNHGGNDHSGGHHGGHKN; from the exons ATGGCACTGGCCGAG AATCTGATCATCCTCGCTCTGACTTCAATCGCAGTTGGTCACAGTCTTTCGTCGACTCATCACAAAG ATGGGTATGGCTCCGCTAGTGTAGTGAAGACCGGACATGGAGGAGGTCATGCGGGTGGCAGCTATGGTAGCGGCCACGATGGTGATTACAGAGACGGTAGCCACAGTGCCGAATTCGGAGCTGAGGGTCATAGTGGCGGATATCGTGGAAGTCACGGAGATGATAACCATAGTGAAAACTATGGTGGTAGTCATGGACGTAGCGATTACGCAGCTGGTGGAACCAAAAGCGGCAGTCAAGGGGGTGGAAGTCACGGAAGTAGTGGACATTGGGGTGGCGGCAGCGGTGGTCATGCACATTCTTACCATCATTATTCCGGACCGGTATCTGGCCATCATCAAGAGATTTCCTGGAAAGACAAACACGGAAAGGTTCACCATGACTACGTAGCCCACCCTGACGCCTATTACGCCTACGGCGTGGACGACAAGCACACCAAGGATCATCACTCACAGAAGGAGCATCGCGACG gGAAGACTGTCCATGGGCAGTACGAAGTTCACGAGCCCGGCGGCAATGTGAGAATCGTGAAATACCAGTCTGACCCCCACAGTGGATTCACTGCTCATGTTCATAATCATGGAGGAAACGACCACTCCGGTGGACATCATGGTGGTCATAAGAATTGA